The proteins below come from a single Synechococcus sp. WH 8101 genomic window:
- a CDS encoding biliverdin-producing heme oxygenase has product MTASHSISDHAKPADADMRRGFGPRVRKLHSRIGKAHHKAEGMSFSRALLAGDASPRQLAALMRALAPAYAFLEQEAPDLAFSLGSDSIPWHDLARTTALRHDLAILASVAATPASAAAAIWMEQLQQLARQAPHRLMAHVYVRYGGDLSGGQQLAAQANAILNKAGLPALSFWSFTAPITELKLALHDGFEAMELSEAEEVELLDEAVQAFHATQRLLAELAQLD; this is encoded by the coding sequence ATGACCGCCAGCCACTCGATTTCCGATCACGCCAAGCCCGCCGATGCCGACATGCGTCGCGGCTTTGGCCCAAGAGTGCGCAAGCTGCACAGCCGTATCGGCAAAGCGCATCACAAGGCCGAAGGCATGTCCTTCTCCAGAGCCCTTCTTGCCGGTGATGCGTCGCCTCGTCAGCTGGCGGCCCTGATGCGGGCGCTGGCGCCGGCCTATGCCTTCCTTGAACAGGAAGCGCCCGATCTGGCCTTCTCGCTCGGATCTGATTCGATTCCCTGGCACGACCTGGCCCGCACCACCGCCCTGCGCCACGACCTCGCCATCCTCGCCAGTGTTGCCGCCACGCCGGCATCGGCGGCGGCGGCGATCTGGATGGAGCAACTGCAGCAGCTGGCCCGCCAGGCCCCCCATCGGCTGATGGCCCATGTGTACGTGCGCTACGGCGGCGATCTCTCCGGCGGCCAGCAATTGGCGGCCCAGGCCAACGCCATCCTGAACAAGGCCGGCCTTCCCGCCCTCAGCTTCTGGTCGTTCACGGCACCGATCACCGAGCTCAAGCTGGCGCTCCATGACGGCTTCGAAGCAATGGAACTGTCCGAAGCCGAGGAGGTGGAACTGCTGGATGAGGCGGTGCAGGCCTTCCACGCCACCCAGCGCTTGCTGGCGGAACTGGCCCAGCTCGACTGA
- a CDS encoding long-chain fatty aldehyde decarbonylase: MTQLDFASAAYREAYSRINGVVIVGEGLANRHFQMLARRIPADRDELQRLGRMEGDHASAFVGCGRNLGVVADLPLARHLFQPLHDLFKRHDHDGNRAECLVIQGLIVECFAVAAYRHYLPVADAYARPITAAVMNDESEHLDYAETWLQRHFDQVKARVSAVVVEALPLTLAMLQSLAADMRQIGMDPVETLASFSELFREALESVGFEAVEARRLLMRAAARMA; this comes from the coding sequence ATGACCCAGCTCGACTTTGCCAGTGCGGCCTACCGCGAGGCCTACAGCCGGATCAACGGCGTTGTGATTGTGGGCGAAGGTCTCGCCAATCGCCATTTCCAGATGTTGGCGCGGCGCATTCCCGCTGATCGCGACGAGCTGCAGCGGCTCGGACGGATGGAGGGAGACCATGCCAGCGCCTTTGTGGGCTGTGGTCGCAACCTCGGCGTGGTGGCCGATCTGCCCTTGGCCCGACACCTGTTTCAGCCCCTCCATGATCTGTTCAAACGCCACGACCACGACGGCAATCGGGCCGAATGCCTGGTGATCCAGGGGTTGATCGTGGAATGTTTCGCCGTGGCGGCTTACCGCCACTATCTGCCGGTGGCTGATGCCTACGCCCGGCCGATCACCGCAGCGGTGATGAACGATGAATCGGAACATCTCGACTACGCCGAGACCTGGCTGCAGCGCCATTTCGATCAGGTGAAGGCCCGGGTCAGCGCGGTGGTGGTGGAGGCGTTGCCCCTCACCCTGGCGATGTTGCAGTCGCTCGCTGCAGACATGCGACAGATCGGCATGGATCCGGTGGAAACCCTGGCCAGCTTCAGTGAACTGTTTCGGGAGGCGTTGGAATCGGTGGGATTTGAGGCTGTGGAGGCCAGGCGACTGCTGATGCGCGCGGCCGCCCGGATGGCCTGA
- a CDS encoding M48 family metalloprotease, translating to MSLTKPGLTGQLWFASLACLTLLGGMVLSLILALLLIVDNTQPVIGLLLALAITLAVNGLGFLLAPFLMDWIQAWLYKTRWVTTEELKASSPQSLAILQRICQERRISMPRLGIIDDDNPTAFTYGSLPSHARIVVSRGLFHYLDDDEVAAVYSHELGHIVHWDFAVMTLAASLVQVAYLIYVAGETFNRKANDNSGATGWISAVAFLVYEAGSYLLLYLSRVREYFADQFSATVTGNPNALSRALVKIAYGIVQEQQRLNQQPQAAKQSRSRLLEGTRALGVVDPRAALSTGTAFGINANPEVITQVFLWDLFNPWAWWQELASTHPLTAKRIRALSTTAERMGRTAEFDMAQVIQAGRRLDQRRLLVRFSQDLLVANAAWVLALLGLFLGLGSGRMTISLGWMSLGLSLGLLLQVGYIDPLSKQPEACNVLSLLSDPYASPVRGRLVSLKGELIGRANAGNRWSADMELRDGTGLISLRYAALVPLVGALVTARRRVPKLIGSEVTSVGWFRRGVVPWIDLRHLRVDRHGETLHSYPRVGLLVLSLLFLLIGCFGVFWR from the coding sequence ATGAGTCTGACTAAGCCTGGATTGACTGGGCAGCTCTGGTTCGCTTCCCTCGCTTGCCTCACCCTCTTGGGCGGCATGGTGCTGAGCCTGATCCTGGCGTTGCTGCTGATCGTCGACAACACCCAACCGGTGATCGGGCTCCTTCTCGCCTTGGCGATCACCCTGGCGGTGAATGGTCTCGGCTTTCTGCTCGCTCCTTTCCTAATGGATTGGATCCAGGCCTGGCTCTACAAAACGCGCTGGGTCACAACAGAGGAGCTCAAGGCGTCCAGTCCCCAATCCCTCGCCATCCTCCAGCGCATCTGTCAGGAACGCCGCATCAGCATGCCCCGTCTGGGCATCATCGACGACGACAACCCCACCGCCTTCACCTACGGCTCATTGCCGAGTCACGCCCGCATCGTCGTCAGCCGTGGCTTGTTTCATTATCTCGACGACGACGAGGTCGCCGCCGTTTACAGCCACGAACTGGGTCACATCGTGCATTGGGATTTCGCGGTGATGACACTGGCAGCCAGCCTGGTGCAGGTGGCCTACCTGATCTATGTGGCTGGCGAGACGTTCAACAGAAAAGCCAACGACAACAGCGGTGCCACCGGTTGGATTTCTGCGGTGGCGTTTCTTGTTTATGAGGCGGGCTCCTATCTGCTGCTCTATCTCTCCAGGGTTCGGGAATATTTCGCTGATCAGTTCTCAGCGACGGTCACCGGCAATCCCAACGCCCTCAGCCGTGCCCTGGTGAAGATCGCCTACGGAATCGTGCAGGAGCAACAACGGCTCAATCAGCAGCCTCAGGCCGCAAAGCAGTCCCGTTCCCGGTTGTTGGAAGGTACCCGCGCTCTCGGGGTGGTCGACCCTCGCGCCGCCCTCAGCACCGGTACGGCCTTCGGGATCAACGCTAATCCCGAGGTCATCACCCAGGTGTTTCTCTGGGATCTGTTCAATCCCTGGGCCTGGTGGCAGGAGCTTGCCTCCACCCATCCCCTCACGGCCAAGCGGATTCGAGCACTGAGCACCACCGCTGAACGGATGGGTCGCACGGCGGAATTCGACATGGCCCAGGTGATCCAGGCGGGCCGTCGTTTGGATCAGCGCCGCCTGCTGGTTCGCTTCAGCCAGGATCTGCTCGTCGCCAATGCCGCCTGGGTTTTGGCGCTGCTGGGACTGTTCCTTGGGTTGGGGAGCGGTCGCATGACCATCAGTTTGGGGTGGATGAGTCTGGGTTTAAGCCTGGGCCTGTTGCTGCAGGTGGGCTATATCGATCCCCTCTCGAAGCAGCCGGAAGCCTGTAATGTTCTGTCTCTGCTCTCGGATCCCTATGCGAGTCCGGTGCGTGGTCGGCTGGTGAGCCTCAAGGGCGAGCTGATCGGCCGGGCGAATGCTGGCAACCGCTGGAGTGCCGACATGGAGCTGCGCGATGGCACCGGCTTGATCAGCCTCCGCTATGCAGCCCTGGTGCCCCTGGTTGGAGCGCTGGTCACGGCCCGCCGGCGGGTTCCGAAACTGATCGGATCCGAGGTCACCAGCGTCGGCTGGTTTCGTCGCGGTGTCGTGCCTTGGATCGATCTCAGGCATCTGCGCGTCGACCGCCATGGCGAAACGCTCCATAGCTACCCACGCGTCGGCCTTCTGGTCTTGTCGCTTTTGTTCCTGCTGATCGGTTGCTTTGGCGTGTTCTGGCGCTGA
- a CDS encoding sigma 54-interacting transcriptional regulator, protein MSPDRVENATLQRLAPHLVARPRRGVVGSSRQAKQLREAIRTAAADRERHAVLVFGEPGLEKDNLAALIHFGSVDRHRLMLRIDGSRMRSDGADLFGTASQSEDPPLLQLLGDGSLLVDNLDQVPEPARQALLDLARTGAWRSVGSTDPPHRFQGRLFFTAETTQTPFDGCCSVIRVPPLRVRRQDLGEWLRYGVRQRSRSLGWEPAPEVPMAVVKQLQTHDFPNNLRELDALIDRAIQQVRHQENHQNNTRTRRGPKQLPEDVFWTSPRQEHARFDLWRWKPQLRDWMRSPRLWNGLLFGLVSWVFVLVNLWLWQGPQDRAHNGALNLFWAWWWPLILIGFPLVGRLWCSFCPFMVWGTITQRLAQRLGWQPLAWPRGDHDRWASRWLSAGFALILIWEAVWDLPNTAWLSSSLLLLITAGAVIGSLRFEKRFWCRYLCPIGGMNGLFAKLSILELRAQAGICSGNCSSYACFKGGPAEGEGLATEGCPLGTHPAHLRDNRNCVLCLSCAQACPHRSVRLAIRPPAADLQREMVTPEGEPSLLLILVGSIALGHWQRLWQWSGLAPASLSEGPLLPRLAVASATLALPALMFWLGRTVVSRIRLERCLYGLLPLFWALLLAHHLPLGMSEAGLLLPVSLSPWLGGAALSLPHWQAQPAVIGFCQSGVVALGAIWSLVILRRMFSHRRSVWIGASSLMVTLAICGRWLVNGSG, encoded by the coding sequence ATGTCTCCAGATCGGGTTGAGAACGCCACCCTGCAGCGTCTCGCCCCTCATCTGGTGGCGCGGCCCCGACGCGGTGTGGTGGGCAGCAGTCGCCAGGCCAAACAATTGCGTGAGGCGATTCGAACCGCTGCTGCTGATCGGGAGCGCCATGCCGTGTTGGTGTTCGGTGAACCGGGCCTGGAGAAAGACAACCTGGCGGCGCTGATTCATTTCGGTTCTGTCGATCGCCATCGGCTGATGTTGCGGATCGACGGCTCACGGATGCGCTCCGATGGGGCCGACCTCTTCGGTACTGCGTCCCAATCCGAGGATCCGCCCCTGTTGCAGCTGTTGGGCGATGGCTCTCTGCTGGTCGACAACCTCGATCAGGTGCCGGAGCCGGCCAGGCAGGCCTTGCTCGATCTGGCCCGCACCGGTGCGTGGCGATCGGTGGGTTCCACCGATCCACCGCATCGGTTTCAGGGGCGCTTGTTCTTCACCGCCGAAACCACCCAGACCCCATTCGATGGCTGCTGCAGCGTGATCAGGGTGCCGCCCCTAAGGGTGCGGCGTCAGGATCTGGGCGAGTGGCTGCGCTATGGCGTGCGCCAACGCAGCCGCAGCCTTGGCTGGGAGCCGGCGCCGGAGGTGCCAATGGCCGTGGTGAAGCAACTGCAGACCCATGATTTCCCCAACAACCTGCGCGAACTGGATGCGCTGATCGATCGAGCCATCCAGCAGGTGCGCCATCAGGAGAACCATCAGAACAACACACGCACGCGGCGTGGGCCGAAACAGTTGCCGGAGGATGTGTTCTGGACCTCACCACGGCAGGAGCACGCCCGCTTCGATCTCTGGCGCTGGAAACCGCAGCTGCGCGATTGGATGCGATCACCACGGCTCTGGAACGGCCTGCTGTTCGGTCTGGTGAGCTGGGTGTTTGTGCTGGTGAATCTCTGGCTCTGGCAGGGCCCCCAGGATCGGGCCCACAACGGCGCCCTGAACCTGTTCTGGGCTTGGTGGTGGCCCTTGATCCTGATCGGTTTCCCCCTGGTGGGGCGGCTCTGGTGTTCCTTCTGCCCGTTCATGGTGTGGGGCACGATCACGCAGCGCCTGGCGCAAAGGCTGGGCTGGCAACCGCTGGCCTGGCCCCGAGGCGATCACGACCGCTGGGCCTCGCGTTGGCTCAGCGCTGGCTTTGCGTTGATTCTGATCTGGGAAGCGGTGTGGGACCTTCCCAACACGGCCTGGTTGAGCAGTTCCCTGTTGCTGTTGATCACCGCTGGTGCCGTGATCGGCTCCCTGCGCTTTGAGAAACGGTTCTGGTGCCGCTACCTCTGCCCGATCGGTGGCATGAACGGCCTGTTCGCCAAGCTTTCGATTCTGGAGTTGCGCGCCCAGGCCGGCATCTGCAGCGGCAATTGCAGCAGCTACGCCTGCTTCAAAGGCGGGCCGGCGGAAGGGGAGGGTCTGGCCACGGAGGGTTGCCCGCTCGGCACCCATCCCGCCCACCTGCGCGACAACCGCAACTGCGTGCTTTGCCTCAGCTGCGCCCAGGCCTGTCCGCATCGCTCGGTCCGTCTGGCGATCCGCCCGCCTGCTGCAGATCTGCAACGGGAGATGGTGACTCCCGAGGGGGAACCGTCCTTGCTGTTGATCCTGGTGGGAAGCATTGCCCTCGGCCATTGGCAGCGCCTGTGGCAGTGGAGTGGTCTCGCGCCGGCCAGCCTCAGCGAGGGGCCCCTCCTACCGCGACTTGCTGTGGCGTCGGCGACCTTGGCCCTGCCCGCCCTGATGTTTTGGCTCGGCCGGACAGTCGTGAGTCGGATCCGGCTCGAACGCTGCCTTTACGGATTGCTTCCGTTGTTCTGGGCCCTGTTGCTCGCGCACCATCTCCCCCTGGGGATGTCGGAAGCGGGACTCCTGCTGCCCGTCAGCCTGTCGCCCTGGCTTGGCGGCGCGGCCCTGTCATTGCCCCACTGGCAGGCTCAGCCCGCGGTGATCGGCTTCTGCCAGAGCGGCGTGGTCGCCCTCGGAGCGATCTGGAGCCTGGTGATCCTGCGCCGCATGTTCAGCCATCGCCGCAGCGTCTGGATCGGAGCGTCCAGCCTGATGGTCACGCTGGCGATCTGCGGCCGCTGGCTGGTGAATGGATCGGGGTAG
- a CDS encoding flavin reductase family protein has product MTLNADAKKTLLRKIPHGLFICGVAEGEEINGFTASWVTQGSFEPPLVVMAVRADSTSNGMIQRTGRFSLNVLASDQKELGAVFFKPQQGVGGRFEAAPYSLGALGLPILQEALGTVECELVGQVAHGDHTVFVGEVKTATLHRDGEALELSSTGWSYGG; this is encoded by the coding sequence ATGACCTTGAATGCCGATGCCAAAAAGACCCTGCTGCGCAAGATCCCCCATGGTCTGTTCATCTGCGGCGTGGCCGAAGGCGAAGAGATCAACGGCTTCACCGCCAGCTGGGTGACCCAGGGCTCCTTTGAACCACCTCTTGTGGTGATGGCCGTTCGAGCCGACAGCACGAGCAACGGCATGATCCAGCGCACTGGCCGTTTTTCGCTCAACGTCCTGGCGTCGGATCAAAAGGAGTTGGGGGCCGTGTTCTTCAAGCCGCAACAGGGTGTGGGAGGTCGTTTTGAAGCGGCGCCTTACAGCCTCGGTGCCTTGGGGTTGCCGATTCTCCAGGAAGCCCTCGGCACCGTGGAGTGCGAGTTGGTGGGCCAGGTCGCCCATGGCGATCACACCGTGTTTGTGGGGGAGGTGAAAACGGCAACGCTCCATCGCGATGGCGAGGCGCTCGAGCTCAGCAGCACCGGCTGGTCCTACGGCGGTTGA
- a CDS encoding Nif11-like leader peptide family natural product precursor, whose translation MSKEQLEALLEAIKADADLREKLRAAADRDAVVAIARTAGFVVSAEELKTVRTEISDEELEGVAGGTGLLFGEVTVEAATVVMQSTAKMGLVCKAAGPDLD comes from the coding sequence GTGTCCAAAGAGCAGCTCGAAGCCCTCTTGGAAGCCATCAAGGCTGATGCGGACCTTCGAGAGAAGCTGAGGGCGGCGGCTGATCGGGATGCGGTGGTGGCGATTGCCAGGACAGCTGGCTTTGTGGTTTCAGCTGAAGAGTTGAAAACCGTTCGCACTGAGATTTCGGATGAGGAGCTGGAGGGCGTTGCTGGTGGAACGGGCCTGCTGTTTGGGGAAGTCACTGTGGAAGCAGCCACAGTGGTGATGCAATCCACAGCAAAAATGGGGCTTGTGTGTAAAGCAGCAGGACCCGACCTTGATTGA
- a CDS encoding MscL family protein gives MGMIATSWSYGLMFGRWLREFAEFFFQKGNALNLAIAVVVGTQFQKIVDALTNDFLMPLLNPFIRSGNWRDLNLPYYGGNIAIGSILDVILNSLIVGWVLFLLVKTINRSQRAATTGVNRFRKGAELSSDDAA, from the coding sequence ATGGGCATGATTGCGACTTCTTGGTCTTATGGCTTGATGTTTGGTCGCTGGCTCAGAGAATTTGCAGAATTTTTCTTCCAGAAAGGTAATGCCCTGAACCTTGCGATCGCCGTGGTGGTCGGCACCCAGTTCCAGAAGATCGTGGATGCTCTCACCAATGATTTTCTGATGCCGCTCTTGAATCCATTCATCAGAAGTGGCAATTGGAGGGATCTGAACCTCCCTTATTACGGTGGCAACATCGCGATCGGAAGCATTCTCGACGTGATTCTCAACTCCCTGATTGTGGGATGGGTTTTGTTTTTGCTTGTCAAAACGATCAACCGTTCGCAGCGCGCTGCGACAACGGGAGTCAATCGCTTCCGAAAAGGCGCGGAACTCTCCAGTGATGATGCGGCGTGA
- the hemN gene encoding oxygen-independent coproporphyrinogen III oxidase, with translation MTATPQTSRALELLLKHDRPVPRYTSYPTAAAFRTDVGDLQLRQQLAEVTDAPLSLYVHVPFCRHACWYCGCNRITTQLGSKVVEPYLASLAQELELITEAMPQRRRLAQMHWGGGTPNYLNREETSQLWELIRRHFDFDDDLEASIEVNPEGLSRDAACQLRELGFNRISFGIQDADPDVQNAVNRVVPDTQLRRAMHWLREAGFESVNVDLICGLPLQTPERFQRTLELVQELRPDRISLFSFAYLPEQLPMQRKIQAEDLPSQRQRLSMLEDANQLLCVNGYDAIGMDHYALHDDGLAEAAREGRLHRNFQGYTTGGELDLLGIGPSAISQFRHLFSQNERDLKAYGAALNQGQLPVERGLLVTEPDVLQRRELIREVMCRFEVQLPPTGFEQELADFKQLECDGLVCLSRGVDGSINVRVTTDGRWLIRTIAAVLDPNQRHQASGSRLI, from the coding sequence ATGACAGCAACGCCCCAGACCAGCCGTGCCCTCGAGTTGCTGCTCAAACATGATCGGCCGGTACCCCGATACACCAGCTACCCCACCGCCGCTGCGTTTCGCACCGATGTGGGCGACCTCCAGTTGCGGCAACAGCTAGCGGAAGTCACCGACGCGCCCCTGTCGCTGTACGTCCATGTGCCCTTCTGTCGCCATGCCTGCTGGTATTGCGGCTGCAACCGGATCACCACCCAGCTCGGTTCCAAGGTGGTGGAGCCCTATCTCGCCTCGTTGGCACAGGAACTGGAGCTGATCACCGAGGCCATGCCCCAACGCCGGCGACTGGCGCAGATGCATTGGGGCGGCGGCACCCCGAACTATCTGAATCGGGAGGAAACGTCCCAGCTCTGGGAGCTGATCCGTCGCCATTTCGATTTTGACGACGACCTGGAGGCCTCGATTGAGGTCAACCCGGAAGGTCTCAGCCGCGATGCGGCCTGCCAGCTGCGGGAGCTGGGCTTCAACCGCATCAGTTTCGGTATCCAGGATGCGGATCCGGATGTGCAGAACGCCGTCAACCGGGTGGTGCCGGACACCCAGTTGCGCCGCGCGATGCACTGGCTACGGGAAGCGGGCTTCGAGAGTGTGAATGTGGATCTGATCTGTGGTCTGCCCCTCCAGACCCCGGAGCGGTTCCAGCGCACGCTGGAGCTGGTGCAGGAGTTGCGCCCGGATCGGATCTCTCTGTTTTCCTTTGCCTACCTGCCCGAGCAGTTGCCGATGCAGCGCAAGATTCAGGCGGAGGATCTCCCCAGCCAGCGGCAACGGCTGAGCATGCTGGAGGACGCCAATCAGCTCCTCTGCGTCAACGGCTACGACGCGATCGGCATGGACCATTACGCACTGCATGACGATGGTTTGGCGGAGGCCGCCCGGGAGGGCCGGCTGCATCGCAACTTTCAGGGCTACACCACAGGCGGTGAGCTGGATCTGCTCGGGATCGGGCCGAGCGCGATCAGCCAGTTCCGCCATCTGTTCAGCCAGAACGAACGGGATCTCAAGGCCTATGGCGCTGCTCTGAACCAGGGGCAGTTGCCCGTGGAACGGGGTCTGCTGGTGACCGAACCGGATGTGCTGCAACGCCGGGAGCTGATCCGCGAGGTGATGTGTCGGTTTGAAGTTCAGCTGCCGCCAACCGGTTTTGAGCAGGAATTGGCCGATTTCAAGCAGCTGGAATGCGATGGCTTGGTCTGTCTGAGCCGCGGCGTTGATGGAAGCATCAACGTGCGCGTGACCACGGATGGCCGGTGGTTGATTCGCACAATCGCTGCCGTGTTGGATCCGAACCAACGGCATCAAGCCAGCGGATCGCGGCTGATCTGA
- a CDS encoding DUF3104 domain-containing protein, giving the protein MSVDHSPPPPLLPSESRPAFLKLQPGMTVVVRHDPLPGEALDRDWWMGQVVHCSGGARDPKAWTLFQIADVDSGVIRWVNADLILQVLMENTDESD; this is encoded by the coding sequence ATGTCGGTTGATCACTCCCCTCCACCGCCGTTGTTACCGTCGGAATCACGCCCAGCTTTTCTGAAGCTTCAGCCGGGCATGACCGTGGTTGTGCGCCATGACCCGCTTCCTGGCGAGGCGTTGGATCGGGACTGGTGGATGGGCCAGGTGGTGCATTGCAGTGGCGGCGCCCGGGATCCCAAGGCCTGGACGCTGTTTCAAATCGCCGATGTGGATAGCGGCGTGATTCGCTGGGTCAACGCCGACCTGATCCTTCAGGTGCTGATGGAGAACACCGATGAGTCTGACTAA
- a CDS encoding peptidoglycan DD-metalloendopeptidase family protein, with protein MFGPLLSGRLRVVAASPELLFPFLGMKPLLVLTTTSALPVLGLIALGHQPGIADGARPVSQQQLLASLPTLQTKFWIQASRDTSMEALAAELDLPLTALAELNEQAPTATLSKGQWLILPTKVESRLSRSLSLDASSIRRTAPVSAPPAPVAEVEVQRGDSIAKIAKSHGLSLSQFRKLNPGMDLARLVVGSTVRVAEAAPRKLLAIRPTVSGGASWPELPNLPGTSRPQGERQAFIWPAKGVFTSGYGWRWGRMHKGIDIANNVGTPIVAAKDGLVVFSGWSSGYGYLVELSHGDGTATRYAHNSRLVVRKGQMVPQGATISLMGSTGRSTGPHLHFEIRKPGGAATDPMPFLPSRRA; from the coding sequence GTGTTCGGCCCGTTACTTTCGGGCCGTCTCCGGGTCGTGGCGGCTTCTCCGGAGTTGTTGTTTCCCTTTCTTGGTATGAAGCCCCTGCTGGTTCTCACCACCACATCAGCGCTTCCCGTTCTTGGCTTGATCGCCCTCGGACATCAGCCTGGAATCGCCGATGGGGCCAGACCAGTCAGCCAGCAACAACTCCTGGCCTCGCTGCCGACCCTGCAGACCAAGTTCTGGATCCAGGCCAGTCGTGACACCAGCATGGAAGCGCTGGCCGCTGAACTGGATCTTCCGCTCACAGCCCTAGCTGAACTGAATGAGCAAGCACCCACGGCAACGCTGAGCAAAGGGCAGTGGTTGATCTTGCCCACCAAGGTGGAAAGCCGTCTCAGCCGCAGCCTGTCACTTGATGCTTCCAGCATCCGCAGAACTGCGCCGGTGTCAGCGCCCCCGGCACCCGTTGCGGAAGTGGAGGTGCAGCGGGGCGATTCCATCGCCAAGATTGCCAAGAGCCATGGTTTGAGCCTCAGCCAGTTCCGCAAGCTCAACCCAGGCATGGACCTGGCCCGCCTGGTGGTGGGATCCACGGTGCGTGTGGCCGAAGCCGCCCCCCGCAAATTGTTGGCGATTCGTCCCACCGTCTCGGGTGGTGCCAGTTGGCCAGAGCTCCCCAATCTCCCAGGCACGTCGCGTCCCCAGGGTGAGCGCCAGGCGTTCATCTGGCCGGCGAAGGGCGTCTTCACCTCCGGTTATGGCTGGCGCTGGGGGCGGATGCACAAGGGAATTGATATTGCCAACAACGTCGGCACGCCGATCGTGGCTGCTAAGGATGGCCTTGTGGTGTTCTCAGGCTGGAGCAGTGGCTACGGCTATCTCGTCGAGCTGTCTCATGGCGATGGCACCGCCACCCGTTATGCCCACAACAGCCGCCTGGTCGTGCGCAAAGGTCAGATGGTGCCCCAGGGCGCCACGATCTCTTTGATGGGAAGCACGGGGCGCAGCACCGGGCCGCACCTCCATTTCGAGATCCGTAAGCCCGGCGGTGCCGCCACCGACCCGATGCCGTTCCTGCCCAGCCGCCGCGCCTGA
- a CDS encoding DUF2811 domain-containing protein, producing MPVHVSVENQLPEDLYRAMGMFIADHPQWDQYRLVQAAIAGFLFQQGCKERSVVRHYLGGLFRRQTADLSTEQPWR from the coding sequence ATGCCGGTTCACGTGAGTGTGGAAAACCAGTTGCCGGAGGATCTCTATCGCGCCATGGGGATGTTCATTGCCGACCACCCCCAATGGGACCAGTACCGCCTGGTGCAGGCCGCAATCGCCGGATTCCTGTTTCAACAGGGCTGCAAGGAGCGTTCGGTGGTGCGTCACTACCTGGGTGGGCTGTTCCGCCGCCAGACCGCAGATCTCAGCACCGAACAGCCCTGGCGTTAG
- a CDS encoding aldo/keto reductase, which produces MKTLPLANGDRMPILGLGTWKSEPGQVEAVVREAIRLGYRHIDCAWFYGNEREIGRAIAAAIAAGEVRRDQLWITSKLWSNSHGRERVEPALRETLEHLELEWLDLYLIHWPIPIQPSVQFPASAEDFLDPMAMPLSDTWAGMEAVAECGLTRHIGVSNVSIAKLQNLMVHSRRPPEVNQVELHPLLQQPELVSFCQRHNILVTAYSPLGSMDRPSFVQASDAPVLLEHPEIVAIAAEQGCTPAQVLLAWQVQRNIAVIPKTVTLSRLRQNLEAAAVELTPTAMARIAQLDRGYRFIDGRFWVLENGPWSLASIWDT; this is translated from the coding sequence ATGAAGACGCTCCCTCTGGCCAATGGCGATCGGATGCCGATCCTTGGCCTTGGCACCTGGAAATCGGAACCGGGACAGGTGGAAGCAGTGGTGAGGGAAGCGATCCGCCTGGGCTATCGCCACATCGATTGCGCCTGGTTCTACGGCAATGAGCGCGAAATCGGTCGGGCGATTGCGGCAGCCATCGCGGCCGGTGAGGTGCGCCGCGACCAGCTCTGGATCACCTCCAAGCTCTGGTCCAACAGTCATGGTCGTGAGCGGGTCGAGCCCGCCCTGCGTGAGACGCTCGAGCATCTCGAGCTGGAGTGGCTGGATCTCTATCTGATCCATTGGCCGATTCCGATTCAACCCTCAGTGCAGTTCCCCGCTTCTGCCGAGGATTTTCTCGATCCCATGGCCATGCCGCTCAGCGACACCTGGGCCGGCATGGAGGCGGTGGCTGAATGTGGTCTGACACGTCACATCGGGGTCAGCAACGTGTCGATCGCGAAGTTACAGAACCTGATGGTCCACAGCCGGCGCCCCCCGGAAGTGAATCAGGTGGAACTGCACCCGCTGCTGCAACAACCCGAGCTGGTCAGTTTCTGCCAACGTCACAACATTCTCGTAACCGCCTATTCACCCCTGGGATCGATGGACCGTCCCAGTTTTGTGCAAGCCAGCGATGCGCCGGTCCTGCTCGAGCACCCGGAGATCGTTGCCATCGCCGCTGAGCAGGGCTGCACCCCCGCCCAGGTGTTGCTCGCTTGGCAGGTGCAGCGGAACATTGCTGTGATTCCAAAAACGGTGACCTTGTCACGGTTGCGGCAGAACCTGGAGGCCGCTGCCGTCGAACTCACCCCGACGGCGATGGCCCGGATTGCCCAGTTGGATCGGGGCTATCGCTTCATCGATGGTCGATTCTGGGTGCTTGAGAACGGCCCCTGGTCCCTGGCCTCCATCTGGGACACCTGA